A window from Fibrobacter sp. encodes these proteins:
- a CDS encoding IMP cyclohydrolase translates to MPQFFLPKKAIFRVEKHKGKDMSEELILKFVDPQPMRYGENSHQSAVFYRDPTCTEASLATAKQLWGKELSYNNIVDADAALEMAREFSDGNAVVIVKHMNPCGLATGESLREAMEAAWAGDPVSAFGSVIAVTRKVDLNTAEFLKGKFVEILLAPAFDDDALEFLKNKSKDIRLLEVGEIKKATHCKVYKHVIGGMLVQDRDVDTYEKFECVTKAQFPKNKEDLARFTWLVTKHTKSNAIVMGYEYKPGYFQVMGLGPGQPNRIDSNLRLCQPRVRDNVARMEEAKAFFDENGKLVDEAGLKALERKVFGEVVMGSDAFFPFPDNVEAAHDAGVRYIVQPGGSKKDDLSIEKCDEFGIAMVFTGMRHFRH, encoded by the coding sequence ATGCCGCAGTTTTTTTTGCCAAAAAAAGCTATATTTAGGGTAGAAAAACACAAAGGAAAAGATATGTCCGAAGAATTGATTCTTAAGTTCGTTGACCCGCAGCCGATGCGCTACGGTGAAAACTCCCACCAGTCCGCCGTCTTCTACCGTGACCCGACCTGCACCGAAGCAAGCCTCGCCACCGCAAAGCAGCTCTGGGGCAAGGAACTTTCGTACAACAACATCGTCGACGCTGACGCCGCCCTCGAAATGGCCCGCGAATTCAGCGACGGCAACGCAGTCGTGATCGTGAAGCACATGAACCCCTGTGGACTCGCCACCGGCGAAAGCCTCCGCGAAGCCATGGAAGCCGCCTGGGCAGGTGACCCGGTGTCGGCGTTCGGTTCCGTTATCGCCGTGACCCGCAAGGTCGACCTCAACACGGCCGAATTCCTCAAGGGCAAGTTCGTGGAAATCCTCCTCGCCCCCGCTTTTGACGACGACGCTCTCGAATTCCTCAAGAACAAGTCCAAGGACATCCGTCTCCTCGAAGTGGGCGAAATCAAGAAGGCTACCCACTGCAAGGTGTACAAGCACGTCATCGGCGGCATGCTCGTGCAGGACCGCGACGTGGACACCTATGAAAAGTTTGAATGCGTCACCAAGGCCCAGTTCCCGAAGAACAAGGAAGACCTCGCCCGCTTTACCTGGCTCGTCACCAAGCACACCAAGAGTAACGCCATCGTGATGGGTTACGAATACAAGCCCGGCTACTTCCAGGTGATGGGCCTCGGCCCCGGTCAGCCCAACCGCATCGACTCCAACCTCCGCCTCTGCCAGCCGCGCGTCCGCGACAACGTCGCCCGCATGGAAGAAGCCAAGGCCTTCTTTGACGAAAACGGCAAGCTCGTTGACGAAGCCGGACTCAAGGCCCTGGAACGCAAGGTGTTCGGTGAAGTCGTGATGGGCTCCGACGCCTTCTTCCCGTTCCCGGACAACGTAGAAGCCGCCCACGACGCTGGCGTGCGCTACATCGTGCAGCCGGGTGGCTCCAAGAAGGACGACCTCTCCATTGAGAAGTGCGACGAGTTCGGTATCGCCATGGTGTTCACCGGCATGAGGCACTTCCGCCACTAA